The Labeo rohita strain BAU-BD-2019 chromosome 14, IGBB_LRoh.1.0, whole genome shotgun sequence genomic interval ttgcctttaagctctctggaggctgcgcctccaggaggtccgcgaaccaatggtaacctttacctttggagggaaagtttacgactgtttgtctgtgagcatggtattttgcatatgtaattcgattgggtgttgatgcaaaactactaaggtttcttaaaacactaatatgttgcatggGTATcgacatctaatttacaccatcttttagatcatcaaaatacgaattaAAAGAGTCTAAACGTGACATAGATGGGCTGTatgactagtcatctatcataacgcatgcataaaacagtagaaagacaaatacgaatacaacagacaaaaattaaaatacaatacagtaaTACCGTACACAATAACCTGGGCtgtgtgtgataggaaggtcaaagaaaggtttgtctgtgaatgaataggaaagagtccatttctataggcattgtgtcttttctatggcaaatgtagcatgggcagatgtgcattccttgaagcaataaaacctgtgGTATCAGATCTTtttcctggcaactgagcccttttggggtgttagttgctttggggggggtttgtctccagagctccagcatgtagctggcttgttgtgtttaaagactatttgttaaatgtaacaattaatgtatgtctgattggtccagacgctacagtctctagttgagctccatgatcatatgtggagacaaacatcactgcaacactccaccaatctgggctttatggcGGTGTgtccaaactcaatcctctcctcagtgaagacatgaaaacccacttggaatttgcaaaaaaaaaaaaaaaaaaaaaaaaaactcacaatctaaaggaccctcagattgtgagaaacaagattctctggtctgatgaacctcaattctaagcatcatgtttgaaggaaactaaacactgctcaTCAGCTGCAGAGTatcatcccaaaagtaaagtgtgctggtagcagcctcatgctgtggggctgtttttcagcgaCTCGTTAGAGTTGAAgaaaagctcaatgcaccaaattattgagatagccttaatgaaaacccagtccagagcattcataAAAGCACCTCTCAGGCAATTAGACCATGCATAAAAATTAGACCatgcataaaacaaataattaagttACTAAACACTATGATGTATAGCTGTGAAATACTACGTCCTCATCATATGCTGTGACCTTCAGTAACAGTCCTTGctgttttcatgtttatgtTCATATAATGCAGAGATTCCTAAACGTTTTTGTCAAACAAACCCCTTTGacataacatatttactgaaataTCTCTGAgaaagttaatatttcaataatttaacaacacatatatcaatatggtacatttaatttaagtttaaataacagggttcgtacaaggtgcttaaagtacttgaagtacttgtttgactttttaacatttaaggaCTGGAAACACCTTGAAAAtggcaatattcctgaagagatATTTAAAAGTGCTTAAATTATTGAacagacaatgtatctatgaagtaagtgtttaattttttcaataaacacatttattttcatgcacaagtcaacaattaaaaaacgtcatacactgtaaaaagaaatttgttgagtcaacgtaaaataatttgttacctggctgccttaaaatttttaagttcagtcaactcaaaaaaagttgaaatgttaagttgtactaagtgacaacttagatatttgagttaatttgaatttaaaatttgaaggcagctagATAACTTAACTAgcatttaagtttaacaaaccaattttgttaagtcaactcaaatatctaaaaattcacTTAGTATTTCATGTTGATTAAACTtgagttgattgaacttaaaattttaaggcagcgtattttttgcttatttttagtgagctaagccagtagtagaggacaatgtcatgtaaacatgactgaagacgtgaaaagaggaacagattaACGGAATCAATGAATTGAGTGAGTCATGTttgctggaaccgctccgattgattcaaaattgtgacttcAATCATTTAGTTCAAGTGGTTCACTAACAAAAACCGGGTcaaattaaaagaaccatttattttatatatatatttataaccaTATATTACATGcccgctcttacgggaaaaataatgTGGTTAGCTGAAACGGAGCTTTTCAGAATTCAGAATCAGTAAAACACTGCATCACAAAATAATTCACTGTCTAATCGGGATGACGTATCACatatcttttgattcagatcagaactttaAATCACCGGTGGTGGCGTTTAAAAAAAGTGCTTAGGGCTTTTTGGAAAACATGTTTTAGTCCATAGGAGAATAATGTGAAACAGACGCTGATAGTTCAAAAAAGACaccaagtgtgaacatagccttactgtctatatgaggatttattacacacatttattctgaaATGTTATTTCACTGACAGAAGTTCAgctgcagtattaatgtcatgaagagaAAAGAAGAGACTCTATAACATCTTACTGTTACTGATTTCATCatcagctcaaagcattatgggtagaatctctcatcaatctattctgattcatcaacacagtttcactgatgatccaatataatttacaaaaaacccaggatagagcggctgagtgaatgtggtctgttctgtgtggatgaggctcattgtgtcagagacgctgtagaaggacagagttcctgcactgtgatccacaaacactcctattctacgAATGATGGACTTTACAGGGAGAACAGTCTCTGTgttattgtgtctgaatgagaGACTGGAGGAAGAGCAgtacaaactccaggactgatcattatgtCCAAACCAACACTCAACACCCCGTctcttcctgctgatgctcttatatgacactgatatacgCACACCTCTATctccactccactcaatctcccagtaacagcgtccacacacactctctctacacaacacctgctCCCAataatcaaatctgtctggatgatcaggatacgactgATCTGTGCCAGTGTTAGTAATCACTCTGTTGTTCTCAGACAGACGGAGGCGTTTATTCACTGTGTTCAGATCCAGAGTGAGCTGATGGGAATCTGATGgagataaaacacatcagaatcaggaattatgaatctgtttgatgttttcatgtagCTGGACTCTTCATGTTCAGTGTATCATCAGTGTGTCAGTACAGATGAGCAGATATCCTGtgcaaatcatcatttacatcatcaattataaaactcttctttcaccttctacaggaagaacatgaacacactcagtgagtttttctgcttgttttcttactgaCTTACATTGTAGGAAGTCGTTCCTGGTCCAGAGAACAATGTTGGTGAATGTGACTGTGGAAATCAACAGACATGAACAGTGTGATTCTCATGATCCTGCATCCATTcctaacacatttctaatatgatGTTCTCCATGATATGAGATGATGATGGACTCGTTTCTGAGAGCAGATGAATCTCCAGGACTTTACCTCTGTCTGAGATCTTCTTGAGCTCCTCTTTGCAGAAATTCTCCAGTTTGTCTTTCAGCTGACGGACAGATTTTGTCAGAGCATCAAAAGAGAAGAGAGAACTGAAGAGATCCTCATTCACGTCTGTAGATTCAGGAGGTgctgagagagactggaaactctacagaaaacagaaatcaaaactcatcAGCTCCACACTTCACCCAATAACCTGCACCAACATCAGATTTGACTTGACTGATCTTTAGTAACTCACCTCAATCCAGCACTTTCACAGCATCAGCTTCATTCTTCTCATATTCATTAAATCACATTAGAGCTACAGATTCTAGTATTTGACACTTACACTCTATGTGAACTTTCTAGGAAATAGTTTGATGATAAAACATCAGCTAAGAACATAAATGTCCATCTAACAGCTCAAACACATCAATGGAGTCTCATTGTAGGGTTGAGTAGATTTGATCAGGAAAAACAGCTCAAAGGCTACAATTAAATTGACCATTATTTATAACTTTAGAGCGATTAGAGACACTAAAATTTCACAAGGACCTTAAGACACGCTCAGGTTTGGTTTGAGTACACACTGACATTTGTAAGCAGCGTCTCTTTCAGAAGAAGATTATCAGATGAGAGCCTGTCTAAAGATTTTATAAGACACTGATGAAATGTTTCTCTGTGAGTCTCCTGTCACAGCAGGATGTGTCTCAAGTCCACTATGATGGTGTTCTTCTAGATCTGTGTTACCTGCAGGAACTGGAtgtgatcctgtgtgtgtgaaagctgctccagctcatCGTTTCTCCTCCTCAGATCAttgatctcctgctccagtcgcTCCAGTCGTCCTTCAGCTCGACTCACCGCTCGCttttcctgatctctgatcagTCGTATCAGCTCAGAGCGGcttctctcaatggagcggatgagctcagtaaagatcctctcactgtcctccactgctgtctgtgcagagcgctgttaggacacacagtgattcaggcttcagtgggactgaaagagacaagagagtctgaactgagactgagacaaacttctcttcttctccagactcaccttatgagactccacagcctctctcagctgctgaagatctttctctctctgctggatTCTCTGCTGGAACGTCTTCTGCGTCTCCTTCAGCTGCTTCTGCAGGACAAACAGATGATAGTGAATGTCACAGAAAACTACTGGCACTAAATCATCATGTGAACAGATGAATCCAGTAAAAAAAGCTTAACTAATGGCTTTAGGTTCAAACTCCAGAATTGATTAGTTACAAGCATAGTATATGAATTAACATGAAGATTAAGGCCCATTTCTCAGCACAAGTGTAAGTATTATAAAAGTGAAACTGACACAGATGTAGTGTTTCACACTGACAGTGTTTCTGTTCTGTGTTCTGTATTGAATCACTGCACTGAGTATTAACTTGATCTCTAGTTTTAAATACCTGTTTCTCTGTCCTCTGTGCTGCAGCTGATACAGTCTCATGGTTTTTATGTTCATCCATACACAGcatacatatacatttctgaTCAGTGTGACAGAAAAGCTCAAGGATCTTCTCATGTTTCTGGCAGATCATGTCCTGCAGTCGTCCAGTGGCATCAGTCAAATTGTGCTTCTTTCCTTTAAAGAAACTCTCGTGTTGTTCAAGGTGATTCTGACAGTAAGAGTTCAGACACAACAGACAGGACTTGACAGCTTTGTATTTTCTTCCAGTACAGACGTCACACTGCACATCTCCAGCTCCAGCGTAACagtcagcaggaagtttggtcttcttcagtttctccaccaCTTCAGCCAGCATGGTGTTTCTAGCTAAAGCAGGTCTTGGactgaaggtctgtctgcactgagggcagctgtagactctcATCTGATCCTCCTGATCCCAGCAACCTGTAATACAGAtcttacagtaactgtgtccacagggaATGGTCACTGGATCCTTCAGGAGATCCAGACACACTGCACACAAGAACTCATCTTGAGAAATTCTGGCTTCTGCCATTTTCCTGCATGAAtacagagacacaaacacacaacagctcAACTACACTTCAGTTTCTCTTTCCCTGAACTCATATGATTCCTGTTTCCTGGTTCTGTGTTTGAGTAAAATAGGCAGtgtctgctttaaattactttttttagagcacacataacacacatttttttttgcataaagtGCCTTGCGAAAGCCCCTAAATTCTTCATGTTTATTGTGGCAATAAACATAATagtttatgttaaactgctttaaattacttttttttaaacatcagtctacactctatacaccataatggcaaagcaaaaaaacaggCTTTTATCATCTTtgcaaatgtatataaaaaaaacaaaacataaatgattccattgcatcaTGTTTAAaggaaactaaacactgctcaTCAGCTGCAGAgcaccatcccaaaagtaaagtgtgctggtagcagcctcatgctgtgggtctatttttcagcagcagggatggtagcagcctcatgctgtgggagagtagaagaaaagctcaatgcaccaaatTATTGAGATTAGCCTTAAttaaaacccagtccagagcattcataAAAGCACCTCTCAGGCAATTAGACCatgcataaaacaaataattaagttACTAAACACTATGATGTATAGCTGTGAAATACTACGTCCTCATCATATGCTGTGACCTTCAGAAACTGTTGATTCTGGAAGTCtggacaaaaatatttcacacctGGAAGACTCTGAAAGTGTAATGTCCTTGctgttttcatgtttatgtTCATATAATGCAGAGATTCCTAAACATTTTTGTCAGACAAACCCCTTTGACATGaaatatttactgaaatatCTCTGAgaaagttaatatttcaataatttaacaacacataTATCAATATGGTACATTTAATTTAAGTCTAAATAACAGGGTTCAAACAAGATGCTTAaagtgcttaaagtgcttgtttgactttttaacatttaaggcctggaaaccccttgaaaatgtcaatattcctgaagagatATTTGAAAGTGCTTCAATTATTGAacagacaatgtatctatgaagtaattgtttatttattttttaataagcatGTATATTTTCAAgtcaacaattaaaaaaacgtcatacactgtaaaaaaaaattgttgagtcagcttaaaataatttgttacctagctgccttaaaatttttaagctaagtcaactcaaagtttagtcagcttgaaatgttaagttgtacaaaCTGAcatcttagatatttgagtcaataaaacttaaaatttgaaggcagctagATAACTTACCCAGCATTTAAGGTTAACAATCCAAttttgttaagtcaactcaaatatctaaaaattcacttagtacaacttaacatttcatgttgactaaacttgagttgattgaacttaaaattttaagacagcatggtaacaaattattttaaattgtctcaacaaattgtttttttttttcagtgtactctttgcttatttttagtgagctaagccagtagtagagGACaatgtcgtgtaaacatgactgaagacaCGAGAAAGATGAACAGATGAAGTGAGTCATGTACGCTGGGACCGCTCCGTTTTATTCAAAATTGTGATCATTCAGTTGAACTAACAAAacccagatcaaattaaaagaaccattaattttcaaatttcaaaactgcttgcaatgattttaaaaaagcacacaTAGTACTAATAAGTAAGGACTAATACGTATACATAGGGGTGTAACgatgtattcgtaccgaactgTCACGGTACGGGTgtctcggttcggtgcatgaggccttacaacgaaagagttaattcaccctcaatccagaagagGCCGCCCGCAGTAAcgcaactctgtttgataaccgccggTAGAAGAACAGTGAATGCCAGGAgtgcgcacttgaaaacaaagtccactagacagtgatcatgtgctgattctgaacgctgattctctcactgacaaaggagtataacgttactttaaaggatTGTGGATTCAACCGTCtgtgaaatggagctttgtacTCTTGTATACCTCTCTtattcagcacaaatccaaatattccataatatttccatatttgcgatgcatccaaatgctaaactattactGGGCACGGAGGGGACGGAGTCCGGGGAGTGAATTTCGAGGGGGGGCAGCGTTTCATTTCCAACTAGTTAAAGTGAAAATTAAAGTGATTTCTATATTTACCCATTCAAAAGACTACGAAAGTGATCTCAGTTCTGCATATAAACGTATCGCAATATAGGCTAAACACATAGCGGTATTTTGTGTCTATGGTTCGTACTGTCTTTTGCCATAATACCTGCATGACTTTTTGTCATTCATTATaacaaacaaagtgtagagacgATGTAAATAACAGATTTAATATGCAGCATAGAGagctttattaattaaaatggaagtttgtgagattgcgataaaCTAAGACAGGTAGAgctttttaatgattataaagGAAGTTTGCAAATGTGAAACtgaatttatacaacagttttatacatttttgattttatacaaaagtTAACATTAAGTGACCTACAGTGACACTGTTGTCTGATTGTGCTATATTTCATCACCAAAAATAATTCCAAACAAAGTCACAGTTGAGCTGCTGTGCATCTGTAGTCTTTGACACAGCactgtttcgtttatgaatgaatctgcACTTTAGAACAAATTGATTTAAcgaattattttcatttttcagtttcagtttcactgagTCATTTGAACTATTTaaatttctatattcaaaacttcagatttaaaacattaatcttataACACTGTTATTATGAGATGCATTAATGCCACCTCTGAATCATGTCAGAAATTCTGTAAATTTTCCTTAATGCCACATTTGAGCTCTTCTGTGACGTGCAAAGATGAACTGTTGATAATGATTTCCTTTGACCGGTAACTTATTCAGTCTGATTgtatcttattattttaattgagtttattgtttaattaaaattttttataaatagtttataaatctatttttttggcacaaaagatgacatacattta includes:
- the LOC127175831 gene encoding tripartite motif-containing protein 16-like, giving the protein MAEARISQDEFLCAVCLDLLKDPVTIPCGHSYCKICITGCWDQEDQMRVYSCPQCRQTFSPRPALARNTMLAEVVEKLKKTKLPADCYAGAGDVQCDVCTGRKYKAVKSCLLCLNSYCQNHLEQHESFFKGKKHNLTDATGRLQDMICQKHEKILELFCHTDQKCICMLCMDEHKNHETVSAAAQRTEKQKQLKETQKTFQQRIQQREKDLQQLREAVESHKRSAQTAVEDSERIFTELIRSIERSRSELIRLIRDQEKRAVSRAEGRLERLEQEINDLRRRNDELEQLSHTQDHIQFLQSFQSLSAPPESTDVNEDLFSSLFSFDALTKSVRQLKDKLENFCKEELKKISDRVTFTNIVLWTRNDFLQYSHQLTLDLNTVNKRLRLSENNRVITNTGTDQSYPDHPDRFDYWEQVLCRESVCGRCYWEIEWSGDRGVRISVSYKSISRKRRGVECWFGHNDQSWSLYCSSSSLSFRHNNTETVLPVKSIIRRIGVFVDHSAGTLSFYSVSDTMSLIHTEQTTFTQPLYPGFFVNYIGSSVKLC